In Ilumatobacter fluminis, the following proteins share a genomic window:
- a CDS encoding ArsR/SmtB family transcription factor: MSEITKTTQRDDERLSEMFAALASTTRRRMLQRLAEGEATVNELAEPFDLSLPAVSKHVKVLEHAGLITQGRRAQYRPCTINPDALRIVASWTEHYRRLWDDRLDRMDDYLAALSPATDDHHRDNDQEQPT; encoded by the coding sequence ATGAGTGAAATAACGAAGACGACCCAACGAGACGACGAGCGGCTGAGCGAGATGTTCGCAGCCTTGGCGAGCACGACGCGACGCCGGATGCTGCAGCGGCTCGCCGAGGGCGAGGCGACGGTCAACGAACTGGCCGAGCCGTTCGACCTGTCGCTGCCGGCCGTGTCGAAGCACGTCAAGGTGCTCGAACACGCCGGTCTCATCACCCAGGGCCGTCGCGCCCAGTACCGGCCGTGCACGATCAACCCCGACGCGCTCCGCATCGTCGCGTCGTGGACCGAGCACTACCGCCGCCTCTGGGACGACCGCCTCGACCGCATGGACGACTACCTCGCCGCCCTCTCCCCCGCCACCGACGATCACCACCGCGACAACGACCAGGAGCAACCGACATGA
- a CDS encoding SRPBCC family protein — MSNSDTAPAVIITRTFEAPIDTVWSMFAEAEHFGAWYGPQGAELEVQRFEPEPGGDRLVCMRMPTPQGTHEMWFTGEFVELDPPTRLVYTESVCDATGRVLTATEMGMPEGAPTTTRVVVDLTSVGSEADGSTQLTLTHEGIPAGSPGEMGWQMALDKLAARLTP, encoded by the coding sequence ATGAGCAACAGCGACACGGCACCCGCCGTCATCATCACCCGGACCTTCGAGGCACCGATCGACACCGTCTGGTCGATGTTCGCCGAGGCCGAACACTTCGGTGCCTGGTACGGCCCGCAAGGCGCCGAACTCGAGGTGCAGCGCTTCGAACCCGAACCCGGCGGGGACCGATTGGTCTGCATGCGGATGCCGACGCCGCAGGGCACCCACGAAATGTGGTTCACCGGCGAGTTCGTCGAGCTCGACCCACCGACGCGCCTCGTCTACACCGAGTCGGTCTGCGACGCGACCGGTCGCGTCCTCACCGCAACCGAGATGGGTATGCCCGAGGGCGCTCCGACGACCACGCGAGTCGTCGTCGACCTCACGAGCGTCGGGTCCGAGGCCGACGGTTCGACACAGCTGACCCTCACCCACGAGGGCATTCCCGCCGGCTCCCCCGGCGAGATGGGTTGGCAGATGGCTCTCGACAAGCTCGCCGCCCGCCTCACCCCCTAA
- a CDS encoding crotonase/enoyl-CoA hydratase family protein, with the protein MSDRVIVTINDGIAEVRFNRADKRNALDREQFAAIAEAGESLKTADGVRAVVLVGDGESFCAGLDFSIFGDMAGGNGAGGENDRGNPGAMEDGRITHLGQQVCWVWEELPMPVIAAVHGHALGGGLQIALGADIRIAHPDTKWSVREVHWGLVPDMTGTFMLSKVVRQDVARELTYTARMVGGREAYDLGLVTRLSDTPYEDAMALAREIAGRSPGAVRGAKTAFKHLFDESAAEQFELERRLIGEQIGSPNQVESVMANMEKRAPNFAD; encoded by the coding sequence ATGTCTGATCGCGTCATCGTCACCATCAACGACGGCATCGCCGAGGTCCGCTTCAACCGGGCCGACAAGCGCAACGCCCTCGACCGCGAGCAGTTCGCTGCGATCGCCGAAGCGGGCGAGTCGCTCAAGACCGCCGACGGCGTCCGTGCCGTCGTGCTCGTGGGCGACGGTGAGTCGTTCTGCGCCGGACTCGACTTCTCGATCTTCGGCGACATGGCCGGCGGCAACGGCGCCGGCGGGGAGAACGACCGTGGCAACCCCGGCGCGATGGAGGACGGTCGCATCACGCACCTCGGCCAGCAGGTCTGTTGGGTGTGGGAAGAGCTGCCGATGCCGGTGATCGCCGCCGTGCACGGACACGCCCTCGGCGGCGGTCTGCAGATCGCGCTGGGCGCCGACATCCGCATCGCGCACCCCGACACCAAGTGGTCGGTGCGTGAGGTGCACTGGGGTCTGGTGCCCGACATGACCGGCACGTTCATGCTGAGCAAGGTCGTCCGCCAAGACGTCGCTCGCGAACTCACCTATACGGCACGCATGGTCGGCGGGCGCGAGGCGTACGACCTCGGTCTCGTCACGCGCCTGTCCGACACGCCGTACGAGGACGCCATGGCGCTCGCTCGCGAGATCGCCGGTCGGAGCCCCGGTGCGGTGCGTGGTGCCAAGACGGCGTTCAAGCACCTGTTCGACGAGAGCGCCGCCGAGCAGTTCGAACTCGAGCGCCGCCTGATCGGCGAACAGATCGGCTCCCCGAACCAGGTCGAGTCGGTCATGGCCAACATGGAAAAGCGAGCTCCGAACTTCGCCGACTGA
- a CDS encoding methyltransferase domain-containing protein, which yields MTGEQGDYRSINHANWESRVPHHAASDEYALDAFRSDPKRLSDVVRFDVPRLGDIAGLDVVHLQCHIGTDTLSLARLGATVTGLDFSESAIEVARDLAATAGPPVDYVVSDVYDAPEALGEERFDLVFTGIGALCWLPSVERWAGVVARLLRPGGELFIREGHPVLWAMDDPRPDRLVALEYPYFETDGVPFSDESTYVDHDGALAAPDIVHFNHGLAEIFNALWSNGLEITGFEEHDSVPWPALGDQMIDIGGGEFRLADRPERLPHSYTLRARRV from the coding sequence ATGACGGGGGAGCAGGGCGACTACCGCTCGATCAATCACGCCAACTGGGAGTCCCGGGTGCCGCACCACGCGGCGAGCGACGAGTACGCCCTCGACGCGTTCCGGTCCGACCCGAAGCGGCTGTCCGATGTGGTGCGGTTCGATGTGCCGCGCCTCGGCGACATCGCCGGACTCGACGTCGTGCACCTCCAGTGCCACATCGGCACCGACACCCTGTCGCTCGCACGCCTCGGCGCGACCGTCACCGGGCTCGACTTCAGCGAGTCGGCGATCGAGGTCGCCCGCGATCTCGCGGCCACGGCCGGCCCGCCGGTCGACTACGTGGTGTCCGACGTGTACGACGCGCCGGAGGCGTTGGGGGAGGAGCGATTCGATCTCGTCTTCACCGGGATCGGCGCACTGTGCTGGCTGCCGAGTGTCGAGCGCTGGGCCGGCGTCGTGGCGCGGCTGCTCCGGCCGGGCGGCGAACTGTTCATCCGTGAGGGGCACCCGGTGCTGTGGGCGATGGACGATCCTCGACCCGATCGCCTCGTGGCGCTGGAGTATCCGTACTTCGAGACCGACGGCGTGCCGTTCTCCGACGAGTCGACCTACGTCGATCACGACGGAGCGTTGGCCGCCCCCGACATCGTCCACTTCAACCACGGTCTCGCCGAGATCTTCAACGCGCTGTGGTCGAACGGGCTCGAGATCACCGGCTTCGAGGAGCACGATTCGGTGCCGTGGCCGGCGCTCGGCGACCAGATGATCGACATCGGCGGCGGCGAGTTCCGGTTGGCCGACCGACCCGAGCGCCTCCCGCACAGCTACACACTGCGGGCGCGTCGGGTCTGA
- a CDS encoding nitroreductase family protein, protein MHLGLSADEVLTTTRAVRKRLDFERPVEREVIMECLEIALQAPTGSNRQGWQWVFVTDPDKKKALRDIYAERFDAYRNMPRPTYDDGDVRGERAEKVVDSASYLSEHFHEAPVLMIPCLEGKPGDGVAGSAGYWGSLLPAVWSFMLALRERGIGSAWTTLHLPNGGDEQAAEILGIPHDKYSQAGLFPIAYTQGTDFKLAKRLPAEEVSHWDEW, encoded by the coding sequence ATGCATCTGGGACTCTCCGCCGACGAAGTACTCACCACCACCCGCGCCGTCCGCAAGCGACTCGACTTCGAGCGCCCCGTGGAGCGGGAGGTGATCATGGAGTGCCTCGAGATCGCGCTCCAGGCGCCCACCGGCTCCAACCGCCAGGGCTGGCAGTGGGTGTTCGTCACCGACCCCGACAAGAAGAAGGCCCTCCGCGACATCTACGCCGAGCGCTTCGACGCCTACCGCAACATGCCTCGCCCGACGTACGACGACGGTGACGTCCGTGGCGAGCGCGCCGAGAAGGTCGTCGACTCGGCGAGCTATCTGTCGGAGCACTTCCACGAGGCGCCCGTGCTCATGATCCCGTGCCTGGAGGGCAAGCCGGGCGACGGTGTCGCCGGGTCGGCCGGCTACTGGGGATCGCTCCTGCCGGCGGTGTGGAGTTTCATGCTGGCGCTGCGCGAGCGCGGGATCGGTTCGGCGTGGACCACGCTGCACCTGCCCAACGGCGGCGACGAGCAGGCCGCCGAGATCCTCGGCATCCCGCACGACAAGTACAGCCAGGCCGGCTTGTTCCCGATCGCCTACACCCAAGGCACCGATTTCAAGCTCGCCAAGCGACTCCCCGCCGAGGAAGTCAGCCACTGGGACGAGTGGTGA
- a CDS encoding GntR family transcriptional regulator, translating into MRSIRYQEIAEALRERVRNAAPGSLLPSESELSAEFSASRVTVRRALELVRDDGLIDARQGFGWFVATEPVPQRLESLGTIEAQLETSGRDAQRRVLEFAFEKPPAHVRRVLGVAKVLRVKRVNLADGEPFAVVTVWCPAELGERLSLSDVERHPFYELLDGKLRGATQTIGADVAHADEADLLAVPVGAPLLKCRRVTNDADGRPILMSEHLFPAHRTEFVVELPNDVPSVTPAGLRLVE; encoded by the coding sequence ATGCGTTCGATCCGCTACCAGGAGATCGCCGAGGCACTGCGCGAGCGCGTCCGGAACGCCGCTCCTGGCTCGCTGCTCCCGTCCGAGTCGGAGCTGTCGGCCGAGTTCTCCGCGAGCCGCGTCACCGTGCGCCGAGCGCTCGAACTGGTCCGCGACGACGGCCTGATCGATGCCCGACAGGGGTTCGGGTGGTTCGTCGCGACCGAGCCGGTGCCCCAGCGGCTCGAGTCGCTCGGCACGATCGAGGCGCAGCTCGAGACGAGCGGGCGCGACGCGCAGCGCCGGGTGCTCGAGTTCGCCTTCGAGAAGCCCCCCGCCCACGTGCGACGCGTGCTCGGGGTCGCCAAGGTGCTGCGGGTCAAGCGCGTCAATCTGGCCGACGGCGAACCGTTCGCCGTCGTCACCGTCTGGTGCCCGGCCGAGCTGGGGGAGCGGCTGTCGTTGAGCGACGTCGAGCGGCACCCGTTCTACGAGTTGCTCGACGGCAAGCTGCGAGGCGCCACGCAGACGATCGGCGCCGATGTCGCCCATGCCGACGAGGCCGACCTCCTGGCCGTGCCCGTCGGCGCGCCGTTGCTCAAGTGTCGACGCGTCACCAACGACGCAGACGGGCGGCCGATTCTGATGAGCGAACATCTCTTCCCGGCACACCGCACCGAGTTCGTCGTCGAACTCCCCAACGACGTCCCGAGCGTCACCCCCGCCGGCCTCCGCCTCGTCGAGTGA
- a CDS encoding glyoxalase has protein sequence MEAAKSPDGGHGADSTGACPTSPWRGIDHVQLAIPVASEDEARAFYVGVLGLVEVPKPPVMAARGGAWFEAGSTVVHVGADPDFVPARKAHPALLVADLDAFVVERGLDVRWSDEIPGTVRCHLDDPFGNRIELVEASS, from the coding sequence ATGGAAGCGGCAAAGAGTCCGGACGGCGGCCACGGAGCCGACAGCACCGGTGCGTGTCCCACGTCGCCGTGGCGTGGCATCGACCACGTCCAGCTCGCCATCCCCGTTGCGTCCGAAGACGAGGCGAGGGCGTTCTACGTCGGTGTGCTGGGTCTCGTCGAGGTGCCGAAACCGCCGGTGATGGCGGCCCGCGGCGGGGCCTGGTTCGAGGCGGGCAGCACGGTGGTCCACGTCGGTGCCGACCCCGACTTCGTGCCGGCCCGCAAGGCGCACCCGGCACTGCTGGTCGCCGATCTCGATGCCTTCGTCGTCGAGCGGGGGCTCGACGTGCGATGGAGCGACGAGATCCCCGGCACCGTCCGATGTCACCTCGACGATCCGTTCGGGAACCGCATCGAGCTGGTGGAGGCATCGAGCTGA
- a CDS encoding aconitate hydratase — translation MTVTASTPIELVERVYASLPDNVQLGRERLGRPLTLAEKILINHLADPSVDVDRGVTYNDFNPDRVAMQDATAQMALLQFMTAGLPEVAVPSTVHCDHLIQAKVGAQIDLGVAIDTNKEVYDFLKSVSAKYQIGFWGPGSGIIHQVVLENYAFPGGMMIGTDSHTPNAGGLGMVAIGVGGADAVDVMTGFPWNVRWPKVIGVKLTGSLSGWSSPKDVILEVARQLTVKGGTGAIIEYHGPGADSISATGKATICNMGAEIGATTSVFGYDQNMAMYLKATGREAIADAADKVADDLRPDEGALYDQVIEIDLDQLKPLLNGPHTPDLAHKAGADGVGAAARENGWPLEPSATLIGSCTNSSYEDITRAASIARQAAAKGLTAKTDLLITPGSEQTRATIERDGLLADLEAIGATVLANACGPCIGQWSRPESVTGEINTIVTSFNRNFPKRNDGSANTLAFVTSPDTVMAIALSGRLDFDPTTDTITAPDGTEVSLDPPVGQVLPDAGYDPGEDTFTPPPADSSDVEVIVSPSSDRLQLLDPFPAWSGDDYRDLPILVKAQGKFTTDHISMAGPWLKYRGHLENISGNLYLGAVNAYTNADGSAYEVGHGKNVLTGDTQTFPEIAKAYHEAGQPWVVIGDENMGEGSSREHAAMEPRFRMGLVAIARSFARIHETNLKKQGMVPLTFSDPATYDLIDEDDRINVLGLPPVPDQPVHCQIVKPDGTTIDFEANHTFSPEQVEWFRAGSALNIVRQKVADGTA, via the coding sequence ATGACCGTGACCGCCAGTACCCCTATCGAGCTCGTGGAGCGCGTCTACGCGTCGCTCCCCGACAACGTCCAGCTCGGCCGTGAACGTCTCGGCCGCCCGCTCACCCTCGCCGAGAAGATCCTCATCAACCACCTGGCCGATCCGTCGGTCGACGTCGACCGTGGCGTCACCTACAACGACTTCAACCCCGACCGCGTCGCGATGCAGGACGCCACCGCCCAGATGGCGCTGCTGCAGTTCATGACCGCCGGGCTGCCCGAGGTGGCCGTGCCGTCGACAGTGCACTGCGACCACCTGATCCAGGCCAAGGTCGGCGCGCAGATCGACCTCGGTGTCGCGATCGACACCAACAAGGAGGTCTACGACTTCCTGAAGAGCGTCTCGGCCAAGTACCAGATCGGCTTCTGGGGCCCCGGCTCCGGCATCATCCACCAGGTCGTGCTCGAGAACTACGCCTTCCCCGGCGGCATGATGATCGGCACCGACAGCCACACCCCGAACGCCGGCGGCCTCGGCATGGTCGCGATCGGCGTCGGTGGCGCCGACGCCGTCGACGTCATGACCGGCTTCCCGTGGAACGTCCGCTGGCCGAAGGTCATCGGCGTCAAGCTCACCGGCTCGCTCTCGGGTTGGTCGAGCCCGAAGGACGTCATCCTCGAGGTCGCCCGACAGCTGACGGTCAAGGGCGGCACCGGCGCCATCATCGAGTACCACGGCCCTGGCGCCGACTCGATCAGCGCCACCGGCAAGGCCACGATCTGCAACATGGGTGCCGAGATCGGCGCCACGACGTCGGTGTTCGGCTACGACCAGAACATGGCGATGTACCTCAAGGCCACCGGCCGCGAGGCGATCGCCGACGCCGCCGACAAGGTCGCCGACGACCTGCGGCCCGACGAGGGCGCCCTGTACGACCAGGTCATCGAGATCGACCTCGATCAGCTCAAGCCGCTCCTCAACGGCCCGCACACGCCCGACCTCGCCCACAAGGCCGGCGCCGACGGCGTCGGCGCTGCGGCTCGCGAGAACGGTTGGCCGCTCGAACCGTCGGCCACGCTGATCGGCTCGTGCACCAACAGCTCGTACGAGGACATCACCCGTGCGGCGTCGATCGCACGCCAGGCCGCTGCGAAGGGCCTCACGGCCAAGACCGACCTCCTGATCACCCCCGGGTCCGAGCAGACCCGAGCCACGATCGAGCGCGACGGCCTGCTCGCCGATCTCGAGGCGATCGGTGCGACGGTGCTCGCCAACGCCTGCGGTCCCTGCATCGGCCAGTGGAGCCGCCCCGAGTCGGTGACCGGTGAGATCAACACGATCGTCACCTCGTTCAACCGCAACTTCCCGAAGCGCAACGACGGCTCGGCGAACACGCTCGCCTTCGTCACGTCGCCCGACACGGTCATGGCGATCGCCCTCTCGGGCCGCCTCGACTTCGACCCGACCACCGACACGATCACCGCCCCCGACGGCACCGAGGTCAGCCTCGACCCGCCGGTCGGCCAGGTGCTCCCCGACGCCGGCTACGACCCGGGCGAGGACACGTTCACGCCCCCGCCGGCCGACTCGTCCGACGTCGAGGTCATCGTCAGCCCATCGAGCGACCGCCTGCAGCTGCTCGACCCGTTCCCGGCGTGGAGCGGCGACGACTACCGCGACCTGCCGATCCTGGTGAAGGCCCAGGGCAAGTTCACGACCGACCACATCTCGATGGCCGGCCCGTGGCTGAAGTACCGCGGTCACCTCGAGAACATCTCGGGCAACCTCTACCTCGGCGCCGTCAACGCGTACACGAACGCAGACGGCTCGGCCTACGAGGTCGGCCACGGCAAGAACGTGCTCACCGGCGACACCCAGACGTTCCCCGAGATCGCCAAGGCGTACCACGAGGCCGGACAGCCGTGGGTCGTCATCGGCGACGAGAACATGGGTGAGGGCTCGAGCCGTGAACATGCAGCGATGGAGCCCCGCTTCCGCATGGGTCTGGTGGCGATCGCCCGCAGCTTCGCTCGCATCCACGAAACCAACCTGAAGAAGCAGGGCATGGTGCCGCTGACCTTCTCCGATCCGGCCACCTACGACCTGATCGACGAGGACGACCGCATCAACGTGCTCGGTCTCCCGCCGGTGCCCGACCAGCCGGTGCACTGCCAGATCGTCAAGCCCGACGGCACCACGATCGACTTCGAAGCGAACCACACGTTCAGCCCCGAGCAGGTCGAGTGGTTCCGTGCGGGTTCGGCGCTCAACATCGTGCGCCAGAAGGTCGCCGACGGCACCGCCTGA
- a CDS encoding phosphatase PAP2 family protein: protein MGTTVQSGGRDVTGSIASWWRSRYGFRLLLEIGICAGLLVIYRTIRLFTRGDLRAAFDNARGVISFETWLGLPFEDNLQQFLLDHPTIIKLLNQYYVVFHFPAAIGLLLWLYWRHHGHYSFVRNLMAFVTFSALVIHLIFPLAPPRMMAGFVDTMATFGPSIYPANALDGAANQIAAMPSLHFGWAMIEAIAVIMVLKSPWRYLILIHPALMTLAIIATANHWWIDAAVAGILIMAAIGVYRVVQAWVGDRRWSWTKLRFQTAAGLDQLEAHANSASPTANAPQRDVDSSTTS, encoded by the coding sequence ATGGGTACGACGGTGCAATCCGGAGGACGTGACGTCACCGGATCAATCGCGTCGTGGTGGCGCAGCCGATACGGCTTCCGCCTGCTGCTCGAGATCGGCATCTGCGCCGGCCTGCTCGTCATCTACCGAACGATCCGTCTGTTCACCCGTGGCGACCTGCGTGCGGCGTTCGACAACGCCCGCGGCGTGATCAGCTTCGAGACCTGGCTCGGCCTGCCCTTCGAGGACAACCTGCAGCAGTTCCTGCTCGATCACCCCACGATCATCAAGCTGCTCAACCAGTACTACGTGGTGTTCCACTTCCCGGCCGCGATCGGCCTGCTGCTGTGGCTGTACTGGCGCCACCACGGCCACTACTCCTTCGTGCGGAACCTGATGGCGTTCGTGACCTTCTCGGCCCTCGTCATCCACCTGATCTTCCCGCTGGCTCCACCCCGGATGATGGCCGGTTTCGTCGACACGATGGCGACGTTCGGGCCGAGCATCTACCCGGCCAACGCGCTCGACGGCGCCGCCAACCAGATCGCCGCCATGCCGTCGCTGCACTTCGGCTGGGCGATGATCGAGGCGATCGCCGTGATCATGGTGCTCAAGTCACCGTGGCGCTATCTGATCCTGATCCACCCGGCGCTGATGACGCTGGCGATCATCGCAACGGCGAACCACTGGTGGATCGACGCCGCCGTCGCCGGCATCTTGATCATGGCGGCGATCGGTGTCTATCGGGTCGTGCAGGCCTGGGTCGGCGATCGTCGCTGGTCGTGGACGAAGCTGCGGTTCCAGACCGCCGCCGGACTCGACCAGCTCGAGGCGCACGCCAACTCGGCGTCGCCCACGGCGAACGCGCCACAGCGCGACGTCGACTCGTCGACGACGTCCTGA
- a CDS encoding sigma factor-like helix-turn-helix DNA-binding protein encodes MTENHDGSATGGTPTTSAATTATTADAAPATRLRTDDFDEFCVAVQPSLARALALTLNDAELGRDAAAEGLTRAWARWSSVSAMDNPAGWVYRVGLNWARSRLRKRRREVSTAFPPDRSRTSAAIDGYDDAVAGALARLSPDHRAVVVARYYLDWSEAATAAALEVPAGTVKSRLSRALERLDDDLRSDG; translated from the coding sequence GTGACCGAGAACCACGACGGTTCGGCCACAGGTGGGACCCCGACGACGAGCGCGGCGACGACCGCGACGACCGCGGACGCCGCGCCTGCGACCCGACTGCGGACCGACGATTTCGACGAGTTCTGCGTCGCCGTCCAGCCGTCGCTGGCGCGTGCGCTCGCACTCACCCTGAACGACGCCGAGCTCGGCCGTGACGCTGCCGCCGAGGGCCTGACCCGGGCGTGGGCTCGGTGGTCGAGCGTGTCGGCCATGGACAACCCCGCCGGATGGGTCTACCGGGTCGGGTTGAACTGGGCCCGGTCGCGCCTGCGGAAACGACGACGAGAGGTGAGCACCGCGTTCCCGCCCGATCGCAGCCGCACCTCGGCAGCGATCGACGGCTACGACGACGCCGTCGCTGGGGCGCTCGCCCGCCTGTCGCCCGACCATCGTGCGGTGGTGGTCGCTCGCTACTACCTCGACTGGTCGGAGGCGGCCACCGCCGCCGCGCTCGAGGTGCCGGCCGGCACCGTGAAGAGCAGGCTGAGCAGGGCGCTCGAACGACTCGACGACGACCTCAGGAGCGACGGATGA
- a CDS encoding HAD-IB family hydrolase has translation MASQGAAFFDLDRTLLRGASGEVFSHAMKEAGLVSRSVPGEKFVYQLFNTIGETLPSMALARQAVTLAKGRSRRSVQDAAETVAHQLVAMVQPFAAGVFAQHRDAGRPIVLATTTPYDLVKPFADLLGLDDVIATRYGVAADGDTYDGTLAGPFVWSAGKLEAVRAWASKHDIDMAESWAYSDSVYDTPLLGAVGNPVVVNPDPRMTLMAAARRWPTLHLDVSPGVRKLPVVGLELQKLGMMFARPSLVPFADIHIEGTENIPDEGPVILVGNHRSYFDPTMMAMVVARTGRTIRFLGKKEVFDAPLVGTLATALGGIRVDRGTGSDEPLSAAADALAGGEMVGIMPQGTIPRGPAFFEPKLTGRWGAARLAALTKAPVIPVGLWGTEKVWPRSARVPDLLNVTDPPEVTATVGPEVSLKYKSADADTKRIMKAITKLLPPVAHEPYDPTPEELARTYPPGYHGDPEHEAERRPGTD, from the coding sequence GTGGCATCACAGGGAGCGGCCTTCTTCGACCTCGATCGCACACTGCTGCGCGGCGCCAGCGGGGAGGTGTTCTCGCACGCGATGAAGGAGGCCGGCCTGGTCAGCCGCTCCGTGCCGGGCGAGAAGTTCGTCTACCAGCTGTTCAACACGATCGGCGAGACGCTGCCGTCGATGGCACTCGCCCGTCAGGCCGTGACGCTGGCGAAGGGGCGGTCACGTCGGTCGGTGCAGGACGCCGCCGAGACGGTGGCCCACCAACTCGTCGCCATGGTGCAGCCGTTCGCGGCGGGGGTCTTCGCGCAGCACCGTGATGCCGGGCGGCCGATCGTGCTCGCCACCACCACCCCGTACGACCTCGTCAAGCCCTTCGCCGACCTGCTCGGCCTCGACGACGTGATCGCCACCCGGTACGGCGTCGCTGCCGACGGCGATACCTACGACGGCACCCTCGCCGGCCCGTTCGTCTGGTCGGCGGGCAAGCTCGAGGCGGTCCGCGCCTGGGCGTCGAAGCACGACATCGACATGGCGGAGAGCTGGGCGTACTCCGACTCGGTGTACGACACGCCGTTGCTCGGCGCCGTCGGCAACCCGGTCGTGGTCAACCCCGACCCTCGCATGACGCTCATGGCCGCCGCCCGCCGCTGGCCGACGCTGCACCTCGACGTGTCACCGGGCGTGCGCAAGCTACCCGTCGTCGGCCTCGAGTTGCAGAAGCTCGGCATGATGTTCGCCCGGCCGTCGCTCGTCCCGTTCGCCGACATCCACATCGAGGGCACCGAGAACATCCCCGATGAGGGGCCGGTCATCCTGGTCGGGAACCACCGTTCGTACTTCGACCCGACCATGATGGCCATGGTCGTCGCCCGCACCGGCCGCACGATCCGCTTCCTCGGCAAGAAGGAGGTGTTCGACGCACCGCTCGTCGGCACCCTCGCCACCGCGCTCGGCGGTATCCGCGTCGACCGCGGCACCGGCTCCGACGAACCGCTCTCAGCCGCCGCCGACGCGCTGGCAGGCGGCGAGATGGTCGGCATCATGCCGCAGGGCACGATCCCGCGCGGCCCGGCGTTCTTCGAACCGAAGCTCACCGGTCGCTGGGGTGCGGCGCGCCTGGCCGCGCTCACCAAGGCCCCGGTGATCCCGGTCGGGCTGTGGGGAACCGAGAAGGTGTGGCCCCGATCGGCGCGGGTGCCCGATCTGCTCAACGTCACCGACCCGCCGGAGGTCACGGCGACCGTCGGACCGGAGGTGTCGTTGAAGTACAAGAGTGCCGACGCCGACACCAAGCGGATCATGAAGGCGATCACGAAGCTGCTGCCGCCCGTGGCGCACGAGCCGTACGACCCGACGCCCGAGGAGCTGGCACGCACCTACCCGCCCGGCTACCACGGCGACCCGGAGCACGAGGCCGAGCGTCGCCCCGGCACCGACTGA
- a CDS encoding LysR family transcriptional regulator, with translation MDVRQLAAIVAVADHGTFSAAARALYTVQSNVSGHVAKLERELGAPLVDRSNGTLTEEGVRVVERARRVLQEIDDIAADIASLDDDVSGDARIGVIGTTARWMMPQLLGAVAERHPRVHPIVSEGSTTTIVPGVLSGQLNAAIIHLPIDDPELVVEPLFAEDLLLLAPAGHPLAGRDEMSLTELEDTPLLLPPKGAALRRVLDRAAGSVDVTLRAQAEIDGVRLLASLAFDGYGAAIVPATAAPRQVDGRFSRITVPELPRRVVAFARRRRPAPSAATTAVAEVLADVIASHGADQPGVHLGSETFPLQRSS, from the coding sequence ATGGACGTCCGCCAGCTCGCCGCCATCGTCGCCGTGGCCGATCACGGCACCTTCAGCGCCGCTGCACGAGCCCTCTACACGGTGCAGTCCAACGTGTCCGGCCATGTGGCCAAGCTCGAGCGCGAACTCGGCGCACCGCTCGTCGACCGTTCGAACGGCACCCTGACCGAGGAAGGGGTCCGAGTCGTCGAGCGGGCACGCCGCGTCCTCCAGGAGATCGACGACATCGCGGCCGACATCGCCTCGCTCGACGACGACGTGTCGGGCGATGCCCGCATCGGCGTGATCGGTACGACGGCCCGCTGGATGATGCCGCAGCTGCTCGGCGCCGTCGCCGAGCGACACCCACGAGTCCACCCGATCGTCAGCGAGGGTTCCACGACCACGATCGTGCCGGGCGTGCTGTCCGGCCAGCTCAATGCGGCGATCATCCACCTGCCGATCGACGACCCCGAACTCGTCGTCGAGCCGCTGTTCGCCGAAGACCTTCTCCTGCTCGCTCCCGCCGGACATCCACTCGCCGGGCGTGACGAGATGTCGCTCACCGAACTCGAGGACACCCCCCTGCTCCTCCCGCCGAAGGGTGCCGCACTGCGACGGGTGCTCGACCGGGCCGCCGGCAGCGTCGACGTGACGTTGCGGGCACAAGCCGAGATCGACGGCGTGCGCCTGCTCGCGTCGCTGGCGTTCGACGGCTACGGCGCAGCGATCGTCCCGGCCACGGCGGCGCCACGCCAGGTCGACGGCCGATTCAGCCGCATCACGGTGCCCGAACTCCCCCGTCGCGTCGTTGCGTTCGCTCGGCGCCGCCGCCCGGCGCCGAGCGCCGCGACGACGGCCGTCGCCGAGGTGCTGGCCGACGTGATCGCCTCGCACGGCGCCGATCAGCCCGGCGTGCACCTCGGCTCGGAGACGTTCCCGCTCCAGCGCTCGTCCTGA